The following proteins are co-located in the Streptomyces sp. NBC_00435 genome:
- a CDS encoding polyamine ABC transporter substrate-binding protein, whose protein sequence is MPELAFSRRAALRGLGAAGLLAALTGCGVPAAYVPESRREGQDRSAGDRSVSFSNWPLYIDTDDEDEDRRPTLDAFSEKTGIEVRYTEEINDNDEFFGKISPALMNHQQTGHDVVVVSDWMAARFVRLGWAQKMDRSAQANVTKYLDPQLRSPAFDEGRLHTVPWQSGITGIAYNRKALGRELKSVKDLWHPDLAGKVTLFSGLDESFSLLMQGNGVDVTKWTGSDFHRMCDQVESMVKKKHIRRFTGNDYTSDLSKGDVLACQAYSGDAIQLQADNPDIEFVVPEEGGELWAESLLVPNLARHKANAEALIDFYYDPEVAALLAASVNYVCPVPAAREVLASSEDKETAELAENPLIFPDEDMRKRLVVSRDISSAERVSFAKRWNSIVGL, encoded by the coding sequence ATGCCTGAACTCGCCTTCTCCCGCCGCGCGGCGCTGCGCGGCCTCGGTGCCGCGGGCCTGCTGGCCGCCCTCACCGGCTGTGGTGTCCCCGCCGCGTACGTCCCCGAGAGCCGGCGGGAGGGGCAGGACCGTTCCGCGGGTGACCGGAGCGTCTCCTTCTCCAACTGGCCGCTCTACATCGACACCGACGACGAGGACGAGGACCGGCGGCCGACGCTGGACGCCTTCTCGGAGAAGACCGGCATCGAGGTCCGGTACACCGAGGAGATCAACGACAACGACGAGTTCTTCGGCAAGATCAGCCCGGCGCTGATGAACCACCAGCAGACCGGTCACGACGTGGTCGTGGTCAGCGACTGGATGGCCGCCCGCTTCGTCCGCCTGGGCTGGGCCCAGAAGATGGACCGCTCGGCGCAGGCGAACGTGACGAAGTACCTGGACCCCCAGCTGCGCTCGCCCGCCTTCGACGAGGGCCGGCTGCACACCGTCCCCTGGCAGTCGGGGATCACCGGCATCGCCTACAACCGCAAGGCGCTCGGCCGGGAGCTCAAGTCGGTCAAGGATCTGTGGCACCCGGACCTGGCCGGCAAGGTCACGCTGTTCTCCGGCCTCGACGAGTCCTTCTCGCTGCTGATGCAGGGCAACGGCGTCGACGTGACCAAGTGGACCGGGTCCGACTTCCACCGGATGTGCGACCAGGTGGAGAGCATGGTGAAGAAGAAGCACATCCGCCGCTTCACCGGCAACGACTACACCTCCGATCTCAGCAAGGGCGATGTCCTGGCCTGCCAGGCCTACTCCGGGGACGCGATCCAGCTGCAGGCCGACAACCCCGACATCGAGTTCGTGGTCCCCGAGGAGGGCGGCGAGCTCTGGGCGGAGAGCCTGCTCGTCCCCAACCTCGCCCGGCACAAGGCCAACGCGGAAGCGCTGATCGACTTCTACTACGACCCGGAGGTGGCCGCGCTGCTCGCGGCCTCCGTCAACTACGTCTGCCCGGTTCCGGCCGCCCGCGAGGTCCTGGCCTCCTCCGAGGACAAGGAGACCGCCGAACTCGCCGAGAACCCGCTGATCTTCCCCGACGAGGACATGCGCAAGCGACTCGTGGTGTCCCGTGACATCTCCTCGGCCGAGCGGGTGTCCTTCGCCAAGCGCTGGAACTCCATCGTCGGTCTGTGA
- a CDS encoding glycerophosphodiester phosphodiesterase, with protein MRTLTAVGHRGDPYRVRENTLPSIRSAFARGADAVEIDVRMTRDGVPVLLHDETLRRLWGHDVRLDDVTAPQLKELTDGGIPTLRDALMAAGAGRVMVDLPGATAQTVRTVVGQVRECGARDRTYYCAGPSTMLAVRAADPGAEIALTWTTLAPPRRVLIDAVAPSWLNYRFGLVTRELVDALHRDGLLVSAWTPDTGRSMRGLIGAGVDSITTNRVDVLGAVRAELGR; from the coding sequence ATGCGCACCCTGACTGCCGTAGGACACCGCGGGGATCCCTACCGCGTCCGCGAGAACACGCTGCCTTCGATCCGCTCGGCCTTCGCCCGCGGGGCGGACGCGGTGGAGATCGACGTACGGATGACCCGCGACGGGGTTCCCGTACTGCTCCACGACGAGACCCTCCGGCGGCTGTGGGGCCACGACGTCCGGCTCGACGATGTCACGGCCCCGCAGCTCAAGGAGCTGACGGACGGCGGGATCCCGACCCTGCGCGATGCCCTGATGGCCGCCGGCGCGGGCCGGGTCATGGTCGATCTGCCGGGTGCGACGGCGCAGACGGTACGGACCGTGGTCGGCCAGGTCCGCGAGTGCGGGGCGCGCGACCGTACGTACTACTGCGCGGGTCCGTCCACCATGCTGGCGGTGCGCGCCGCCGATCCGGGCGCCGAGATCGCGCTGACCTGGACCACGCTGGCGCCGCCGCGCCGGGTGCTGATCGACGCGGTGGCCCCGAGCTGGCTCAACTACCGCTTCGGACTGGTCACCCGGGAGCTGGTCGACGCCCTGCACCGGGACGGCCTGCTGGTGTCGGCCTGGACCCCGGACACCGGGCGCTCGATGCGCGGGCTGATCGGGGCGGGGGTCGACTCGATCACGACGAACCGGGTGGACGTGCTGGGAGCCGTACGGGCCGAGCTCGGCCGGTGA
- a CDS encoding adenosine deaminase, whose translation MSDLHPFIAGLPKAELHVHHVGSASPRIVAELASRHPDSKVPTDPEALADYFTFTDFAHFIDVYISVVDLVRTPDDVRTLTFEVARDMARQNIRYAELTITPYSSTRRGIDEKAFMEAIEDARRDAETELGVILRWCFDIPGEAGLEAAAETARLAVDLRPEGLVSFGLGGPEIGVPRPQFKPYFDAARAAGLRSVPHAGETTGPETIWDAIRDLGADRIGHGTSATQDPELLAYLAEHRIALEVCPTSNIATRAVTDLDLHPVKEMVAAGVLVTINSDDPPMFGSDLNNEYAVAARLLDLDELGLAQLAKNAVEASFLDPAGKAKLTAEIDTYTSAWLAS comes from the coding sequence ATGTCCGACCTGCACCCCTTCATCGCGGGGCTGCCCAAGGCCGAACTGCACGTCCACCACGTCGGCTCGGCCTCCCCCCGCATCGTGGCCGAACTCGCCTCCCGGCACCCCGACTCGAAGGTGCCCACGGACCCCGAGGCCCTCGCCGACTACTTCACCTTCACCGACTTCGCGCACTTCATCGACGTGTACATCTCCGTCGTCGACCTGGTCCGGACCCCCGACGACGTGCGCACCCTCACCTTCGAGGTTGCCCGCGACATGGCCCGCCAGAACATCCGGTACGCCGAGCTCACCATCACTCCGTACTCCTCCACCCGGCGCGGCATCGACGAGAAGGCCTTCATGGAGGCCATCGAGGACGCCCGCAGGGACGCCGAGACCGAGCTCGGGGTCATCCTGCGCTGGTGCTTCGACATCCCCGGCGAAGCCGGCCTGGAGGCCGCCGCCGAAACCGCCCGCCTCGCCGTCGACCTGCGCCCCGAGGGCCTGGTCTCCTTCGGCCTCGGCGGTCCGGAGATCGGCGTACCGCGCCCGCAGTTCAAGCCGTACTTCGACGCCGCCCGTGCCGCCGGCCTGCGCAGCGTGCCGCACGCCGGCGAGACCACCGGCCCGGAGACCATCTGGGACGCCATCCGCGACCTGGGCGCCGACCGCATCGGCCACGGCACCAGCGCCACCCAGGACCCGGAGCTGCTCGCCTACCTCGCCGAGCACCGCATCGCGCTGGAGGTCTGCCCGACCTCCAACATCGCCACCCGTGCGGTCACCGACCTCGACCTGCACCCGGTCAAGGAGATGGTGGCGGCCGGCGTGCTGGTCACCATCAACAGCGACGACCCGCCGATGTTCGGCTCTGACCTCAACAACGAGTACGCGGTGGCCGCCCGGCTGCTGGACCTGGACGAGCTCGGTCTCGCGCAGCTCGCGAAGAACGCCGTCGAGGCCTCCTTCCTGGACCCGGCCGGCAAGGCGAAGCTCACCGCCGAGATCGACACGTACACCTCCGCCTGGCTGGCCTCCTGA
- a CDS encoding DUF4190 domain-containing protein, which translates to MTDQSPERDPWAPLERPAVGLGKQQGGPGAPGVHDQQTVAGMPGAGIPPGAPVPGQAPAAGPAPMPASTPQPGPTPAYGYPAQPDPAGYGYPVAQPPVHQPPYPGYGGHPGYPGDLGYPGSGYAPYAPKSNGFGVTALVLGIIAVVSCYLGLLFGVPAVIFGVLGRGKAKRGEADNEGMALAGIITGAVGIVISCLFIALAIAGVLLSDSEYDSDSGYPTPYQNTQVLYRG; encoded by the coding sequence ATGACCGATCAGAGCCCCGAGCGAGACCCCTGGGCACCGCTGGAGCGGCCCGCGGTCGGACTGGGGAAGCAGCAGGGCGGACCGGGTGCGCCGGGGGTGCACGACCAGCAGACCGTCGCGGGCATGCCGGGGGCCGGCATACCCCCGGGCGCGCCGGTACCGGGGCAGGCCCCGGCGGCCGGACCCGCGCCGATGCCCGCGTCCACGCCCCAGCCCGGTCCGACGCCCGCCTACGGGTACCCGGCGCAGCCGGATCCCGCGGGCTACGGGTATCCCGTCGCCCAGCCTCCGGTCCACCAGCCCCCGTATCCGGGGTACGGGGGTCATCCCGGCTACCCGGGGGACCTCGGATACCCGGGCAGCGGATACGCGCCCTACGCGCCCAAGAGCAACGGGTTCGGGGTCACGGCGCTCGTGCTCGGGATCATCGCCGTGGTCAGCTGCTACCTCGGCCTCCTGTTCGGCGTCCCGGCCGTCATCTTCGGCGTGCTGGGCCGCGGCAAGGCCAAGCGCGGCGAGGCCGACAACGAGGGCATGGCCCTGGCCGGCATCATCACCGGCGCGGTCGGCATCGTGATCAGCTGCCTGTTCATCGCGCTCGCCATCGCCGGTGTGCTGCTCAGCGACTCGGAGTACGACTCCGACTCGGGGTACCCGACCCCGTACCAGAACACGCAGGTCCTCTACCGGGGCTGA
- a CDS encoding TROVE domain-containing protein, with protein MARFNLLPSRAAAPASPVRSTRARDRNHHRSPGFVRDPRSELFLLAVANFVTQRTSYEAGEARDQRFAALVRTLAVQDPQWTAGLLGWLRRDGGMRTASLVGAAEYVRARLDAGAADGPSNRQVVDSVLLRADEPGELLAYWTATYGRAVPKPVKRGIADAVRRLYDEKSLLKYDTASKGFRFGDVLNLVHASPDPAKPWQGELFRHALDRRHSPETVQVPAGSRTLLAHRALMELPVGERRSVVTAADGAERLAAAGVTWEALAGWLQGPMDAAVWEAVIPSMGAMALVRNLRNFDQAGVSDEVAERVAAKISDPEAVTRSRQFPFRYLAAYQHAPSLRWAYPLERALGHSLGNVPALPGRTLILVDRSGSMWSPLSDRSQLNRADAAAIFGTALALRAEDADLVQFGSDSKEVAYDRGESVLKVLERFENLGGTYTAEAVRTHYAGHDRVLIVTDEQATYAYGGDPTSLVPDTVPVYTWNLAGYRVGHAPSGSANRHAFGGLTDAAFRMVALIEGGRDAAWPWATGAGAAVV; from the coding sequence ATGGCTCGTTTCAACCTGCTCCCGTCCAGGGCCGCGGCGCCCGCCTCGCCCGTCCGCTCGACCCGCGCCCGGGACCGCAACCACCACAGAAGTCCCGGCTTCGTCCGTGATCCGCGTTCCGAGCTGTTCCTGCTCGCCGTCGCCAACTTCGTGACGCAGCGGACCTCCTACGAGGCCGGCGAGGCCCGTGACCAGCGGTTCGCCGCACTCGTGCGCACCCTTGCCGTCCAGGACCCGCAGTGGACCGCGGGCCTGCTGGGCTGGCTCCGGCGCGACGGCGGCATGCGTACGGCCTCGCTCGTCGGCGCCGCCGAGTACGTCAGGGCGCGGCTCGACGCCGGAGCCGCCGACGGGCCGTCCAACCGGCAGGTCGTGGACTCCGTACTGCTGCGCGCGGACGAGCCCGGTGAGCTGCTCGCCTACTGGACGGCCACGTACGGGCGGGCCGTGCCCAAGCCCGTCAAGCGCGGGATCGCCGACGCCGTGCGCCGTCTCTACGACGAGAAGTCCCTCCTGAAGTACGACACCGCGTCCAAGGGCTTCCGCTTCGGCGACGTCCTCAACCTCGTGCACGCCTCCCCCGACCCGGCCAAGCCCTGGCAGGGCGAGCTGTTCCGGCACGCCCTCGACCGCCGGCACAGCCCGGAGACCGTGCAGGTGCCGGCGGGGAGCCGCACCCTGCTCGCGCACCGCGCCCTGATGGAGCTGCCCGTGGGCGAGCGCCGATCCGTGGTCACCGCCGCGGACGGCGCCGAGCGGCTCGCCGCGGCGGGCGTGACCTGGGAGGCGCTGGCCGGCTGGCTGCAGGGGCCGATGGACGCGGCCGTCTGGGAGGCGGTCATCCCGTCCATGGGCGCGATGGCGCTGGTGCGCAACCTGCGCAACTTCGACCAGGCCGGGGTCTCGGACGAGGTCGCCGAGCGGGTCGCGGCGAAGATCTCCGACCCGGAGGCCGTCACCCGCTCCCGGCAGTTCCCCTTCCGGTACCTGGCCGCCTACCAGCACGCGCCCTCGCTGCGCTGGGCGTACCCGCTGGAGCGGGCACTCGGGCACTCGCTGGGCAACGTACCGGCGCTGCCCGGGCGGACGCTGATCCTCGTGGACCGCTCCGGATCGATGTGGTCCCCGCTGTCGGACCGCTCGCAGCTGAACCGGGCCGACGCGGCCGCGATCTTCGGGACGGCGCTGGCGCTGCGCGCCGAGGACGCGGACCTGGTGCAGTTCGGCAGCGACAGCAAGGAGGTCGCGTACGACCGGGGCGAGTCGGTGCTGAAGGTACTGGAGAGGTTCGAGAACCTCGGCGGGACCTACACGGCGGAGGCCGTGCGCACGCACTACGCGGGGCACGACCGGGTGTTGATCGTCACCGACGAGCAGGCCACCTACGCCTACGGCGGGGACCCGACCTCCCTGGTGCCGGACACCGTCCCGGTGTACACGTGGAACCTGGCCGGATACCGGGTGGGCCACGCGCCCTCCGGGTCCGCGAACCGGCACGCCTTCGGCGGGCTCACCGACGCGGCCTTCCGCATGGTGGCCCTGATCGAGGGCGGCCGGGACGCCGCGTGGCCGTGGGCGACCGGGGCCGGCGCCGCGGTCGTCTGA
- a CDS encoding NADAR family protein: MEMIEELIGQVSRGERVKYLPFWGHRPRPDGTLGPSCLSQWWPSAFTVRDVRYATAEHWMMAEKARLFEDAEAERAALEAKSPAAAKKAGRLVRGFDGAVWERERFALVVEGSVHKFGSDPALKSYLLSTGGRVLVEASPMDRIWGIGLAADDERALDPARWRGLNLLGFALMEARERLRAEG; the protein is encoded by the coding sequence ATGGAGATGATCGAGGAACTGATCGGGCAGGTCAGCCGGGGTGAACGCGTGAAGTACCTGCCGTTCTGGGGACACCGTCCACGACCCGACGGAACGCTCGGTCCGAGCTGCCTCAGCCAGTGGTGGCCCTCCGCCTTCACCGTGCGTGATGTGCGGTACGCGACGGCCGAGCACTGGATGATGGCCGAAAAGGCACGGTTATTCGAGGATGCCGAGGCGGAGCGCGCGGCCCTGGAGGCGAAGAGTCCGGCGGCCGCGAAGAAGGCCGGCCGGCTCGTGCGCGGCTTCGACGGCGCGGTGTGGGAGCGGGAGCGGTTCGCACTGGTGGTGGAGGGCAGCGTGCACAAGTTCGGCTCCGACCCGGCGCTGAAGTCGTACCTGCTGTCCACGGGCGGGCGGGTGCTGGTGGAAGCCAGCCCCATGGACCGGATCTGGGGCATAGGACTGGCGGCCGACGACGAGCGCGCGCTGGACCCGGCGCGCTGGCGCGGCCTGAACCTGCTGGGCTTCGCGCTCATGGAGGCGCGGGAGCGGCTGCGGGCCGAGGGGTAG
- a CDS encoding gamma-aminobutyraldehyde dehydrogenase yields the protein MGNRFQVKVQVKDRFAAGAQYIDGQLRPGTSGRSHTVVDPATGEEVLTYELASTADVDAAVAAAKRAFPGWSGATPGERSDALHRLAGVLAERAEDFALAESLQCGKPVKLSTEFDVPGTVDNTAFFAGAARHLQGQAAGEYSGDHTSYVRREALGVVGSIAPWNYPLQMAAWKILPAVAAGNTIVLKPAELTPLTSLMFAQAATDAGLPDGVINIVTGAGRDAGEHLVGHPDVVMTSFTGSTAIGKRVAEIATATVKRLHLELGGKAPFLVFDDADLEAAANGAVAASLINTGQDCTAATRAYVQRPLHDAFVARVAELMDTVRVGDPFDPATDLGPLVSHAQRDRVAGFVERARSYATVVTGGEIPGGELADGAYYRPTLISGAAQDSEVVQSEIFGPVLVVLPFDTDDEGIALANDTPYGLAASAWSRDVYRANRATREIKAGCVWVNDHIPIISEMPHGGYKASGFGKDMSTYSFEEYTQVKHVMYDNTAVAAKDWHRTIFGDR from the coding sequence ATGGGCAACCGCTTCCAGGTCAAGGTCCAGGTCAAGGACCGATTCGCCGCAGGCGCGCAGTACATCGACGGGCAGCTGCGGCCCGGCACCTCGGGCCGGTCACACACCGTGGTCGACCCCGCGACGGGCGAGGAGGTGCTCACCTACGAGCTGGCCTCCACCGCCGACGTGGACGCGGCCGTCGCCGCCGCCAAGCGAGCCTTCCCCGGCTGGTCCGGCGCCACCCCCGGCGAGCGCTCCGACGCGCTGCACCGGCTGGCCGGCGTACTGGCCGAGCGGGCGGAGGACTTCGCCCTCGCCGAGTCCCTGCAGTGCGGGAAGCCGGTCAAGCTGTCGACGGAGTTCGACGTGCCGGGGACCGTGGACAACACCGCGTTCTTCGCGGGCGCCGCACGCCACCTCCAGGGGCAGGCCGCCGGCGAGTACTCCGGGGACCACACCTCCTACGTGCGCCGCGAGGCCCTCGGGGTCGTGGGCTCGATCGCGCCGTGGAACTATCCGCTGCAGATGGCGGCCTGGAAGATCCTCCCGGCCGTCGCCGCGGGCAACACCATCGTCCTCAAGCCCGCCGAGCTCACCCCGCTGACCTCCCTGATGTTCGCCCAGGCGGCCACGGACGCGGGCCTGCCCGACGGCGTGATCAACATCGTGACCGGCGCCGGCCGGGACGCGGGGGAGCACCTGGTCGGCCACCCGGACGTGGTGATGACCTCCTTCACCGGGTCCACCGCCATCGGCAAGCGGGTCGCCGAGATCGCCACCGCCACCGTCAAGCGGCTCCACCTGGAGCTCGGCGGCAAGGCCCCCTTCCTGGTCTTCGACGACGCGGACCTGGAGGCCGCCGCCAACGGCGCCGTGGCCGCCTCCCTGATCAACACCGGCCAGGACTGCACGGCCGCCACCCGTGCCTACGTCCAGCGCCCGCTCCACGACGCCTTCGTCGCCCGGGTCGCCGAGCTGATGGACACCGTCCGCGTCGGTGACCCCTTCGACCCGGCCACGGACCTCGGGCCGCTGGTCTCGCACGCCCAGCGCGACCGGGTCGCCGGTTTCGTCGAGCGCGCCCGCTCCTACGCCACCGTCGTCACCGGCGGCGAGATCCCCGGAGGCGAGCTCGCGGACGGCGCCTACTACCGGCCCACCCTCATCTCCGGCGCCGCCCAGGACAGCGAGGTGGTCCAGTCCGAGATCTTCGGGCCGGTCCTGGTGGTCCTGCCCTTCGACACCGACGACGAGGGCATCGCGCTGGCCAACGACACCCCGTACGGTCTCGCCGCCTCCGCCTGGAGCCGCGACGTGTACCGGGCGAACCGCGCCACCCGCGAGATCAAGGCGGGCTGCGTCTGGGTCAACGACCACATCCCGATCATCAGCGAGATGCCGCACGGGGGCTACAAGGCCAGTGGCTTCGGAAAGGACATGAGCACGTACTCCTTCGAGGAGTACACGCAGGTCAAGCACGTGATGTACGACAACACCGCGGTGGCCGCGAAGGACTGGCACCGCACGATCTTCGGGGACCGATAG
- a CDS encoding ABC transporter substrate-binding protein, which yields MEQFEPGRLSAAQLAAMRRSLDSGRGALTRRSLLRASGVGALTIGGLTALAGCGIPPAKRAEGTAAASDDHSAQEKELNFSNWTEYMDTSEDEKSRPTLEEFTKRTGIKVKYTEDINDNVEFFGKIKPQLAAGQDTGRDLIVVTDWLASRIIRLGWAQKLDPSNLPHAYANLIPQFRNPDWDPGRAHSYPWTGIDTVIAYNTKATGGKKVDSVTQLLDDPSLKGRVGFLTEMRDSVGMTLLDLGKDPANFTDADYDEAIGRLQKGVDKKQIRRFTGNDYTADLDKGDLAACLAWAGDVIQLQAGNPDIQYAIPAAGYITSSDNLLVPVNARHKANAEKLIDYYYEPAVAAQLAAFISYVCPVEGVKDELAKIDPALADNVLIVPDKAMAAKSHAFRSLTSEEETAYEEKFAKLIGA from the coding sequence ATGGAGCAGTTCGAGCCCGGCCGTCTCTCGGCGGCGCAACTCGCCGCGATGCGACGCAGTCTTGACAGCGGACGCGGCGCCCTCACCCGCCGCTCGCTGCTGCGCGCCTCCGGAGTCGGAGCGCTCACGATCGGCGGGCTGACCGCGCTCGCCGGCTGCGGCATCCCGCCCGCCAAACGCGCGGAGGGCACGGCCGCGGCCTCCGACGACCACTCGGCCCAGGAGAAGGAGCTCAACTTCTCCAACTGGACCGAGTACATGGACACCAGCGAGGACGAGAAGTCCCGTCCCACGCTGGAGGAGTTCACCAAGCGGACCGGGATCAAGGTCAAGTACACCGAGGACATCAACGACAACGTCGAGTTCTTCGGCAAGATCAAGCCCCAGCTCGCGGCAGGCCAGGACACCGGCCGCGACCTGATCGTCGTCACCGACTGGCTCGCCTCGCGCATCATCCGCCTCGGTTGGGCGCAGAAGCTGGACCCCTCCAACCTCCCGCACGCCTACGCCAACCTGATCCCCCAGTTCCGCAACCCCGACTGGGACCCGGGCCGCGCGCACAGCTACCCGTGGACCGGCATCGACACCGTCATCGCCTACAACACCAAGGCCACCGGCGGCAAGAAGGTCGACTCCGTCACCCAGCTGCTCGACGACCCCTCCCTCAAGGGCCGCGTCGGCTTCCTCACCGAGATGCGCGACAGCGTCGGGATGACCCTGCTCGACCTGGGCAAGGACCCGGCGAACTTCACCGACGCCGACTACGACGAGGCGATCGGCCGGCTCCAGAAGGGCGTGGACAAGAAGCAGATCCGCCGCTTCACCGGCAACGACTACACCGCGGACCTCGACAAGGGCGACCTCGCAGCCTGCCTGGCCTGGGCCGGCGACGTCATCCAGCTCCAGGCCGGCAACCCGGACATCCAGTACGCGATCCCGGCGGCCGGCTACATCACCTCCAGCGACAACCTGCTGGTCCCCGTGAACGCCCGGCACAAGGCCAACGCGGAGAAGCTCATCGACTACTACTACGAGCCCGCGGTGGCCGCCCAGCTGGCCGCGTTCATCAGCTACGTCTGCCCCGTCGAGGGCGTCAAGGACGAGCTGGCCAAGATCGACCCGGCGCTCGCGGACAACGTCCTGATCGTCCCGGACAAGGCGATGGCCGCCAAGTCCCACGCCTTCCGCTCCCTCACCAGCGAGGAAGAGACGGCGTACGAGGAGAAGTTCGCCAAGCTCATCGGAGCCTGA
- a CDS encoding ABC transporter ATP-binding protein, producing MTDKTAGGDVRLAGISKHYGSFTAVHPLDLTIPQGSFFALLGASGCGKTTTLRMIAGLEEPSTGTVSLGEREVTNLPPYKRPVNTVFQSYALFPHLDVSENIAFGLRRRGIKSVKKQVDDMLELVQLGQFAQRKPHQLSGGQQQRVAVARALINHPQVLLLDEPLGALDLKLRRQMQLELKRIQTEVGITFVHVTHDQEEAMTMADTVAVMNGGRVEQLGAPAELYENPKTTFVANFLGTSNLIEAEVLEAGASDVFVSSAGTKLRVPAARCSTTPRAGGKLLVGVRPEKISLVHADEEDTVAAGRNKVAGKIADSSFIGVSTQYVIDSRVCPELEVYVQNIERDARLVPGAEVILHWNPDHTFGLDAAQDIDAGIETVEEGA from the coding sequence ATGACTGACAAGACCGCGGGCGGCGACGTCCGCCTCGCAGGGATCAGCAAGCACTACGGATCCTTCACCGCCGTGCACCCGCTGGACCTCACCATCCCCCAGGGCTCCTTCTTCGCCCTGCTCGGCGCCTCGGGCTGCGGGAAGACCACCACCCTGCGCATGATCGCCGGCCTGGAGGAGCCCTCCACCGGGACCGTCAGCCTCGGCGAGCGCGAGGTGACGAACCTGCCGCCGTACAAGCGCCCGGTCAACACGGTCTTCCAGAGCTACGCGCTCTTCCCGCACCTCGACGTCTCGGAGAACATCGCCTTCGGACTGCGCCGCCGTGGCATCAAGTCCGTCAAGAAGCAGGTCGACGACATGCTGGAGCTGGTCCAGCTCGGCCAGTTCGCCCAGCGCAAGCCGCACCAGCTCTCCGGCGGCCAGCAGCAGCGCGTCGCCGTGGCCCGCGCGCTCATCAACCACCCGCAGGTACTGCTCCTCGACGAGCCGCTCGGCGCTCTCGACCTCAAGCTGCGCCGCCAGATGCAGCTGGAGCTCAAGCGGATCCAGACCGAGGTCGGCATCACCTTCGTGCACGTCACGCACGACCAGGAGGAGGCCATGACCATGGCCGACACGGTCGCCGTGATGAACGGCGGCCGCGTCGAGCAGCTCGGCGCCCCCGCCGAGCTGTACGAGAACCCGAAGACGACCTTCGTGGCGAACTTCCTCGGCACCTCCAACCTCATCGAGGCCGAGGTCCTGGAGGCCGGCGCGTCCGACGTCTTCGTCTCCTCGGCCGGTACGAAGCTCCGCGTCCCGGCGGCGCGATGTTCGACCACGCCCCGCGCCGGCGGCAAGCTGCTGGTCGGGGTGCGCCCCGAGAAGATCTCCCTGGTCCACGCGGACGAGGAGGACACCGTCGCGGCCGGCCGCAACAAGGTCGCGGGCAAGATCGCCGACTCCTCCTTCATCGGCGTCTCCACCCAGTACGTCATCGACAGCCGGGTCTGCCCCGAGCTGGAGGTGTACGTCCAGAACATCGAGCGCGACGCACGGCTGGTCCCCGGCGCCGAGGTGATCCTGCACTGGAACCCGGACCACACCTTCGGCCTCGACGCGGCCCAGGACATCGACGCGGGCATCGAGACGGTCGAGGAGGGCGCATGA
- a CDS encoding ABC transporter permease, producing MTAPAALPEAVAADGPPVHKPSLKKRLIPYWLLLPGILWLLVFFVLPMIYQASTSVQTGSLEEGFKVTWHFQTYWDAFTEYYPQFLRSLLYAGTATVLCLLLGYPLAYLIAFKAGRWRNLLLVLVIAPFFTSFLIRTLAWKTILADGGPVVGVLNKIGFLDVTSWLGMTEGDRVLATPLAVVCGLTYNFLPFMILPLYTSLERIDTRLHEAAGDLYARPATVFRKVTFPLSMPGVVSGTLLTFIPASGDYVNAELLGSTDTRMIGNVIQSQYLRILDYPTAAALSFILMAIVLVMVTIYIRRAGTEDLV from the coding sequence ATGACCGCCCCGGCCGCGCTGCCGGAGGCCGTCGCCGCCGACGGGCCGCCGGTCCACAAGCCGTCCCTGAAGAAGCGCCTGATCCCCTACTGGCTGCTGCTCCCGGGCATCCTGTGGCTGCTCGTCTTCTTCGTGCTGCCGATGATCTACCAGGCCTCGACCTCGGTACAGACCGGCTCCCTCGAGGAGGGCTTCAAGGTCACCTGGCACTTCCAGACGTACTGGGACGCCTTCACCGAGTACTACCCGCAGTTCCTGCGCTCCCTGCTCTACGCGGGCACCGCGACCGTGCTGTGCCTGCTGCTGGGCTACCCGCTGGCCTACCTGATCGCCTTCAAGGCGGGCCGCTGGCGCAACCTGCTGCTGGTGCTGGTCATCGCCCCGTTCTTCACCAGCTTCCTGATCCGCACCCTCGCCTGGAAGACGATCCTGGCCGACGGCGGCCCGGTGGTCGGCGTCCTCAACAAGATCGGCTTCCTGGACGTCACCAGCTGGCTCGGCATGACCGAGGGCGACCGCGTCCTCGCCACACCGCTCGCGGTCGTCTGCGGTCTGACGTACAACTTCCTCCCCTTCATGATCCTGCCGCTCTACACCTCGCTGGAGCGCATCGACACCCGCCTCCACGAGGCGGCCGGGGACCTGTACGCCCGCCCCGCCACGGTCTTCCGCAAGGTGACCTTCCCGCTGTCCATGCCGGGCGTGGTCTCCGGGACCCTGCTCACCTTCATCCCGGCGAGCGGCGACTACGTCAACGCCGAACTGCTCGGCTCCACGGACACCCGGATGATCGGCAACGTCATCCAGTCGCAGTACCTGCGGATCCTCGACTACCCGACGGCGGCCGCGCTGTCCTTCATCCTCATGGCCATCGTGCTCGTCATGGTCACCATCTACATCCGCCGAGCGGGGACGGAGGACCTGGTCTGA